The Meriones unguiculatus strain TT.TT164.6M chromosome 1, Bangor_MerUng_6.1, whole genome shotgun sequence genome has a segment encoding these proteins:
- the Cd276 gene encoding CD276 antigen isoform X1, whose protein sequence is MLRGWGVPSVGVCVHAALGVLCLCLTGAVEVQVSEDPVVALVDTDATLRCSFSPEPGFSLAQLNLIWQLTDTKQLIHSFTEGRDQGSAYANRTALFPDLLVQGNASLRLQRVRVTDEGSYTCFVSIRDFDSAAVSLQVAAPYSKPSMTLEPNKDLRPGDMVNITCSSYQGYPEAEVFWKDGQGLPLTSNVTTSQMANERGLFDVHSMLRVVLGANGTYSCLVRNPVLQQDAHGSVTITGQPVTFPPEALWVTVGLSVCLVVLLVALAFVCWRKIKQSCEEENAGAEDQDGDGEGSKTALRPLKHSENKEDDGQEIA, encoded by the exons ATGCTGCGAGGATGGGGCGTCCccagtgtgggtgtgtgtgtgcacgcagcTCTGGGAGtactctgcctctgccttacag GAGCTGTGGAGGTCCAGGTCTCTGAAGACCCTGTGGTGGCCTTGGTGGACACCGATGCCACCCTACGCTGCTCCTTTTCCCCAGAGCCTGGCTTCAGTCTGGCGCAGCTCAACCTCATCTGGCAGTTGACAGACACCAAACAGCTGATTCACAGCTTCACCGAGGGGCGGGACCAAGGCAGCGCCTATGCCAACCGCACAGCACTCTTCCCTGACTTGTTGGTGCAGGGCAACGCGTCCTTGAGGCTACAGCGTGTCCGAGTAACCGATGAGGGCAGCTACACCTGCTTTGTGAGCATCCGGGACTTTGACAGCGCTGCTGTTAGCCTGCAGGTGGCCG CCCCCTACTCGAAGCCCAGCATGACCCTGGAACCCAACAAGGACCTGCGCCCAGGGGACATGGTGAACATCACGTGCTCCAGTTACCAGGGCTACCCCGAGGCCGAGGTGTTCTGGAAGGACGGACAGGGGTTGCCCTTGACCAGCAATGTGACAACATCCCAGATGGCCAACGAGCGGGGCTTGTTTGACGTTCACAGCATGCTGAGGGTGGTGCTGGGTGCTAATGGCACCTACAGCTGCCTGGTGCGCAACCCAGTGTTGCAGCAAGATGCTCACGGCTCCGTCACCATCACAG gGCAGCCTGTGACATTCCCCCCTGAGGCTCTGTGGGTGACCGTGgggctctctgtctgtcttgtgGTACTGCTGGTGGCCCTGGCCTTTGTGTGCTGGAGAAAGATCAAGCAGAGCTGCGAGGAGGAGAATGCAG GGGCTGAGGACCAGGATGGGGATGGAGAAGGATCCAAGACAG ctctgaggcctctgaaacactctgaAAACAAAGAAG ATGATGGACAAGAAATAGCCTGA
- the Cd276 gene encoding CD276 antigen isoform X2: MLRGWGVPSVGVCVHAALGVLCLCLTEPGFSLAQLNLIWQLTDTKQLIHSFTEGRDQGSAYANRTALFPDLLVQGNASLRLQRVRVTDEGSYTCFVSIRDFDSAAVSLQVAAPYSKPSMTLEPNKDLRPGDMVNITCSSYQGYPEAEVFWKDGQGLPLTSNVTTSQMANERGLFDVHSMLRVVLGANGTYSCLVRNPVLQQDAHGSVTITGQPVTFPPEALWVTVGLSVCLVVLLVALAFVCWRKIKQSCEEENAGAEDQDGDGEGSKTALRPLKHSENKEDDGQEIA; encoded by the exons ATGCTGCGAGGATGGGGCGTCCccagtgtgggtgtgtgtgtgcacgcagcTCTGGGAGtactctgcctctgccttacag AGCCTGGCTTCAGTCTGGCGCAGCTCAACCTCATCTGGCAGTTGACAGACACCAAACAGCTGATTCACAGCTTCACCGAGGGGCGGGACCAAGGCAGCGCCTATGCCAACCGCACAGCACTCTTCCCTGACTTGTTGGTGCAGGGCAACGCGTCCTTGAGGCTACAGCGTGTCCGAGTAACCGATGAGGGCAGCTACACCTGCTTTGTGAGCATCCGGGACTTTGACAGCGCTGCTGTTAGCCTGCAGGTGGCCG CCCCCTACTCGAAGCCCAGCATGACCCTGGAACCCAACAAGGACCTGCGCCCAGGGGACATGGTGAACATCACGTGCTCCAGTTACCAGGGCTACCCCGAGGCCGAGGTGTTCTGGAAGGACGGACAGGGGTTGCCCTTGACCAGCAATGTGACAACATCCCAGATGGCCAACGAGCGGGGCTTGTTTGACGTTCACAGCATGCTGAGGGTGGTGCTGGGTGCTAATGGCACCTACAGCTGCCTGGTGCGCAACCCAGTGTTGCAGCAAGATGCTCACGGCTCCGTCACCATCACAG gGCAGCCTGTGACATTCCCCCCTGAGGCTCTGTGGGTGACCGTGgggctctctgtctgtcttgtgGTACTGCTGGTGGCCCTGGCCTTTGTGTGCTGGAGAAAGATCAAGCAGAGCTGCGAGGAGGAGAATGCAG GGGCTGAGGACCAGGATGGGGATGGAGAAGGATCCAAGACAG ctctgaggcctctgaaacactctgaAAACAAAGAAG ATGATGGACAAGAAATAGCCTGA